A window of Cryptomeria japonica chromosome 3, Sugi_1.0, whole genome shotgun sequence contains these coding sequences:
- the LOC131053343 gene encoding tetraspanin-8 isoform X2, with protein sequence MDRFVENHFFSRLFLVLLLPFFMILAGALSLSDSITGFDCDKLLQWPQYAVFALMIIVWLAIFLGSCFRVTWLPLAATFLFFLLVFSFTVFAFQVTGQGKLGHEEYRLGDYSNWLQKRVEKSSDWNKIKTCLQDAKVCNKNADCSRNYGANFSRNLSSFQFGCCKPPTSCNFVHVNGTYWSSRAGNFTDVECKRWSNEQDELCYNCDSCKASVLANVESDLGQG encoded by the exons ATGGATCGTTTCGTCGAAAACCACTTCTTCAGTAGACTTTTTTTGGTGCTGTTGTTGCCGTTTTTCATGATCTTGGCTGGAGCATTATCGCTCTCAGATAGTATAACAGGCTTTGATTGCGACAAGCTTCTTCAATGGCCTCAATATGCCGTCTTTGCTTTGATGATCATCGTCTGGCTTGCCATCTTCCTGGGCTCCTGCTTCAGGGTCACATGGCTGCCCTTGGCCGCTacgtttctcttctttcttctcgtCTTCTCTTTCACTGTATTCGCCTTCCAAGTCACTGGACAGGGAAAACTAGGGCACGAAGAATACCGATTGGGGGACTACTCAAATTGGCTCCAGAAGAGAGTGGAGAAGAGCAGCGACTGGAACAAAATCAAAACCTGCCTTCAGGACGCCAAAGTATGCAACAAAAATGCTGATTGTTCGAGAAATTATGGCGCAAATTTTTCCAGAAATTTATCCTCATTTCAG TTCGGCTGCTGCAAGCCTCCAACCTCTTGCAACTTTGTGCATGTGAACGGAACTTATTGGAGTTCCAGAGCAGGCAACTTTACAGACGTGGAGTGTAAGAGATGGAGTAATGAGCAGGATGAACTGTGTTATAACTGTGATTCGTGCAAGGCAAGTGTGCTGGCAAACGTGGAGAGCGACTTGGGTCAG GGATGA
- the LOC131053343 gene encoding tetraspanin-8 isoform X1 encodes MDRFVENHFFSRLFLVLLLPFFMILAGALSLSDSITGFDCDKLLQWPQYAVFALMIIVWLAIFLGSCFRVTWLPLAATFLFFLLVFSFTVFAFQVTGQGKLGHEEYRLGDYSNWLQKRVEKSSDWNKIKTCLQDAKVCNKNADCSRNYGANFSRNLSSFQFGCCKPPTSCNFVHVNGTYWSSRAGNFTDVECKRWSNEQDELCYNCDSCKASVLANVESDLGQVAVLNILMLFIMVVGCCGLILYVLFKDRRPSYICDSGMN; translated from the exons ATGGATCGTTTCGTCGAAAACCACTTCTTCAGTAGACTTTTTTTGGTGCTGTTGTTGCCGTTTTTCATGATCTTGGCTGGAGCATTATCGCTCTCAGATAGTATAACAGGCTTTGATTGCGACAAGCTTCTTCAATGGCCTCAATATGCCGTCTTTGCTTTGATGATCATCGTCTGGCTTGCCATCTTCCTGGGCTCCTGCTTCAGGGTCACATGGCTGCCCTTGGCCGCTacgtttctcttctttcttctcgtCTTCTCTTTCACTGTATTCGCCTTCCAAGTCACTGGACAGGGAAAACTAGGGCACGAAGAATACCGATTGGGGGACTACTCAAATTGGCTCCAGAAGAGAGTGGAGAAGAGCAGCGACTGGAACAAAATCAAAACCTGCCTTCAGGACGCCAAAGTATGCAACAAAAATGCTGATTGTTCGAGAAATTATGGCGCAAATTTTTCCAGAAATTTATCCTCATTTCAG TTCGGCTGCTGCAAGCCTCCAACCTCTTGCAACTTTGTGCATGTGAACGGAACTTATTGGAGTTCCAGAGCAGGCAACTTTACAGACGTGGAGTGTAAGAGATGGAGTAATGAGCAGGATGAACTGTGTTATAACTGTGATTCGTGCAAGGCAAGTGTGCTGGCAAACGTGGAGAGCGACTTGGGTCAGGTTGCTGTTCTCAATATTCTGATGCTCTTTATTATGGTTGTGGGATGTTGTGGGTTGATATTATATGTGCTTTTTAAGGATCGACGGCCGTCTTATATCTGTGATTCAGGGATGAACTAG